The proteins below come from a single Cupriavidus pauculus genomic window:
- a CDS encoding porin: MKLSRIAVSACFLALPLGAYAQSVTLYGVVDTGVEFVNHVGTNGNGLVRMPNLTGTVPSRWGMRGSEDLGGGIKSVFVLESGFAPDSGNSNQGGRLFGRQAFVGLNGQWGQIAFGRQYSMLFWATLDTDTLGPNAFGSGSIDSYLPNARHDNAVTYKGKFGGFTVGATYSLGRDTVRANSISGTNCAGENPADVQACRAWSALLMYETPQWGTHVAYDSQRGGADAFGGLISSSLKDDRLSVGGYALFSNVKVGLGVINRNNEGSANSPGHSQLYYAGASYDVTPAFNVASEVFYVKFNNSPNKAWLGAMRGSYSFSKRTLAYATVGYIDNRGSLALSVSNAAGGSAPVAGANQFGAMLGIKQIF, encoded by the coding sequence ATGAAGTTGAGCCGTATTGCCGTGTCCGCTTGTTTCCTCGCCTTACCACTGGGTGCCTACGCGCAATCCGTCACGCTCTACGGCGTGGTGGACACCGGTGTCGAGTTCGTCAATCACGTGGGGACGAACGGAAACGGCCTCGTGCGCATGCCGAACCTGACGGGCACGGTGCCATCCCGCTGGGGCATGCGCGGGTCCGAGGACCTGGGCGGTGGCATCAAGAGCGTGTTCGTGCTCGAGTCGGGTTTTGCGCCCGACAGCGGCAACTCCAACCAGGGTGGGCGCCTGTTCGGCCGGCAAGCCTTTGTCGGCCTGAATGGCCAATGGGGCCAGATCGCATTCGGACGTCAGTACTCGATGCTGTTCTGGGCCACCCTCGACACGGACACGCTTGGGCCGAACGCGTTCGGCAGCGGCTCGATCGATAGCTATCTGCCCAACGCGCGGCACGACAACGCGGTGACCTACAAGGGCAAGTTCGGAGGATTCACCGTCGGCGCGACCTACAGTCTGGGGCGCGATACGGTGCGGGCAAACAGCATCTCGGGCACGAACTGCGCCGGCGAGAATCCTGCCGACGTGCAGGCCTGCCGCGCCTGGTCGGCCCTGCTGATGTACGAGACGCCGCAATGGGGGACACACGTCGCCTACGACTCGCAGCGCGGCGGCGCCGATGCCTTTGGCGGCCTGATCAGCAGCAGCCTGAAGGACGACCGATTGTCGGTGGGCGGCTATGCGCTGTTCTCCAACGTGAAGGTCGGGCTCGGCGTCATCAACCGCAACAACGAAGGTTCCGCCAATTCGCCCGGCCATAGCCAGCTGTACTACGCCGGCGCGTCCTACGACGTGACGCCGGCTTTCAACGTCGCCAGCGAAGTGTTCTACGTCAAGTTCAACAACAGCCCGAACAAGGCATGGCTCGGAGCGATGCGAGGGTCGTACTCGTTCTCGAAGCGCACGCTCGCGTACGCCACGGTTGGCTATATCGATAACCGGGGCTCGCTCGCCCTTTCGGTCAGCAACGCGGCGGGCGGCTCTGCGCCGGTGGCAGGTGCGAACCAGTTTGGCGCCATGCTGGGCATCAAGCAGATCTTCTGA
- a CDS encoding ABC transporter ATP-binding protein — protein MASSLIFDKITAGYGEAIVLEDMTFSIPDGDSLAILGRNGVGKTTVLETLMGNTRVRAGSIYWLGDDITHRPSHARARAGLGWVPQEREVFPSLTVEENLTVVATRGYWHLQRVYDLFPRLAERRGNYGNQLSGGEQQMLAIGRALMTNPRILLLDEPMEGLAPIIVEELALSIRRMQSEADLPSIVVEQHPSLALEMTDHVIVLERGSIVHSGASAALSSDAGLLERMLGVGARDASPPSPETRSSG, from the coding sequence ATGGCTAGCTCGCTGATTTTTGACAAGATAACGGCCGGCTACGGTGAGGCCATCGTGCTCGAGGACATGACCTTCTCCATTCCAGATGGCGATAGCCTCGCGATCCTGGGGCGCAATGGCGTGGGCAAGACGACCGTGCTGGAAACCCTGATGGGCAACACGCGCGTGCGAGCCGGGTCCATCTACTGGCTAGGCGACGACATCACGCATCGTCCGTCCCATGCCAGGGCAAGGGCCGGCCTCGGCTGGGTGCCGCAGGAGCGCGAAGTTTTTCCTTCGCTGACGGTGGAGGAAAACCTCACGGTGGTGGCCACCCGCGGCTACTGGCATCTTCAACGCGTGTACGACTTGTTTCCCCGGCTCGCGGAGCGCCGGGGAAACTACGGCAACCAGTTGTCCGGTGGAGAACAGCAGATGCTTGCGATTGGACGCGCGCTGATGACCAACCCCCGCATCCTGCTGCTCGACGAGCCCATGGAAGGGCTCGCGCCGATCATCGTGGAAGAGCTCGCGCTCAGCATCCGTCGCATGCAGAGCGAGGCGGATCTTCCGTCGATCGTGGTGGAGCAGCATCCCAGCCTGGCGCTCGAGATGACCGACCACGTCATCGTGCTGGAGCGTGGAAGCATCGTTCATTCCGGCGCCAGCGCGGCACTGTCCAGTGACGCCGGCCTGCTTGAAAGGATGTTGGGCGTAGGCGCCCGCGACGCATCCCCACCCTCTCCGGAGACGCGTTCCAGCGGATGA
- a CDS encoding ABC transporter ATP-binding protein: MSETLMLRTTDLGVRFGSFDAVGGVNLCIEPGARHALIGPNGAGKTTLINLLTGVIRPTSGRVELGGQDITHLRADQRVRAGLSRTFQINTLFPRLTPLSSVVLAVCEREGLGACWWKPVGSMRKIHDEAMEILGSLRLADLANVPVVEMAYGKQRLLEIALALATQPRILLLDEPAAGVPAGESTELFEVIAKLPEDISILFIEHDMNLVFRFAQRISVLVAGKVFTEGSPGTIANDPGVKEVYLGRKGSIAALSGNGAASVGHGVAVHG, from the coding sequence ATGAGCGAGACGCTGATGTTGCGCACCACGGATCTCGGCGTGCGCTTCGGCTCCTTCGATGCCGTAGGCGGCGTGAATCTGTGTATCGAGCCAGGTGCCAGACATGCCCTCATCGGTCCGAACGGCGCCGGCAAGACCACGCTGATCAATCTGTTGACTGGCGTGATTCGTCCCACCTCGGGCCGCGTCGAACTTGGCGGTCAGGACATCACGCACCTGCGCGCGGATCAGCGCGTGCGGGCGGGGCTGTCGCGAACGTTTCAGATCAACACGCTGTTTCCCCGGCTGACGCCGCTGAGTTCCGTCGTGCTGGCCGTCTGCGAGCGCGAAGGCCTGGGCGCATGCTGGTGGAAGCCCGTCGGGTCCATGCGCAAGATCCACGACGAAGCGATGGAGATCCTCGGCAGCCTTCGGCTGGCAGACCTTGCCAACGTACCCGTCGTGGAAATGGCGTACGGCAAGCAGCGCCTGCTCGAGATCGCCCTGGCGCTGGCCACCCAGCCTCGCATCCTTCTGCTCGACGAGCCGGCGGCCGGGGTCCCGGCAGGCGAAAGCACGGAGCTCTTCGAAGTCATCGCGAAGCTGCCGGAGGACATCAGTATTTTGTTTATCGAACACGATATGAATCTGGTCTTTCGATTTGCGCAGCGCATTTCCGTGCTCGTGGCCGGAAAAGTGTTTACCGAAGGCTCACCGGGGACGATTGCCAACGACCCTGGCGTGAAGGAGGTCTATCTCGGACGCAAGGGCAGCATCGCCGCCCTCTCCGGCAATGGCGCCGCTTCGGTTGGCCACGGAGTCGCAGTGCATGGCTAG
- a CDS encoding branched-chain amino acid ABC transporter permease, with protein sequence MKTIPLTPRHAGLAEFAFWLAVASSYLFLPDKLPLVSQILIMGLFALSLDIALGYAGILTVGHATFFGMGAYCAGLLARHAWNDPLLGIGAALVVCAIAGYLLSYLIVRGGDLARLMITIGVGVLLAEIANRASSLTGGTDGLQGIVMAPLFGRYEFDLWGHTAFWYAFAVVAIAFLVVRLMLRSPFGLVLRGIHDNRKRMLALGSPVDARLRLAYCLSAAFAGVAGALLAQTTQFVGIESLGFAKSAEILIILVVGGAGRLYGGMVGAFVYMTLHDVFADLDPQFWMFWLGIFLIAAALAGRGGIMGLLARLAPVGRSR encoded by the coding sequence GTGAAAACGATCCCTCTGACGCCGCGCCACGCCGGACTTGCCGAGTTCGCGTTCTGGCTGGCCGTGGCAAGCAGCTATCTGTTCCTGCCCGACAAGCTACCACTGGTCAGCCAGATCCTCATCATGGGCCTGTTCGCGCTGTCTCTGGACATCGCGCTGGGGTACGCCGGCATTCTGACCGTCGGCCACGCAACCTTCTTTGGCATGGGCGCATACTGCGCCGGTCTGCTGGCCCGGCACGCCTGGAACGATCCGCTCCTTGGCATTGGCGCGGCGCTGGTCGTATGCGCCATCGCCGGATACCTGCTCAGTTATCTGATCGTACGCGGTGGCGATCTGGCCCGGCTCATGATCACGATCGGCGTGGGGGTACTGCTCGCTGAAATCGCCAATCGTGCAAGTTCGCTCACCGGAGGCACGGACGGGCTCCAGGGCATCGTCATGGCGCCGCTGTTCGGGCGCTACGAATTCGATCTGTGGGGTCATACCGCGTTCTGGTACGCCTTCGCGGTCGTGGCAATCGCCTTCCTGGTCGTCCGGCTGATGCTGCGATCGCCGTTCGGCCTCGTGCTGCGCGGCATTCATGACAACCGCAAGCGCATGCTCGCGCTGGGCTCCCCAGTCGACGCGCGGCTGCGCCTCGCCTACTGCCTGTCCGCCGCCTTCGCCGGTGTCGCGGGTGCGCTGCTGGCACAGACCACCCAGTTCGTCGGTATCGAATCGCTTGGATTCGCCAAGTCCGCCGAAATTCTCATCATCCTCGTCGTCGGCGGTGCGGGACGACTGTACGGCGGCATGGTGGGTGCCTTTGTCTATATGACGCTGCATGACGTGTTCGCCGATCTGGACCCGCAGTTCTGGATGTTCTGGCTCGGGATCTTCCTGATCGCGGCGGCCCTCGCCGGCCGCGGCGGCATCATGGGCCTGCTTGCCCGGCTGGCGCCGGTGGGGAGGTCGCGATGA
- a CDS encoding branched-chain amino acid ABC transporter permease, with protein sequence MGTVIFDGVAYGMLLFLIAVGLSITMGLMHYVNLAHGTFAMAGGYAASLAMQHMALNFYASLVAGFVAAAAIGAICEGLIFRRLYRSSPLDQLLMSIGVVFVSIAGATYFCGPSVQPFALPASLQGRMTILGVEAGHYRLFLIACGIVVFAALRLAMTRTRYGAMVRAAVDNQRVAEGTGIRVQRLFMLTFSLGCGLAGLGGALSLGMLGLEPTFPLKYLVYFLIVVCVGGAGSIVGPFVAALMVGLIDVAGKYYLPEIGAFFIYVFMVAALLIRPNGILSRKALA encoded by the coding sequence ATGGGAACCGTTATTTTCGACGGAGTGGCCTACGGCATGCTCCTGTTTCTGATCGCGGTAGGCCTTTCCATCACGATGGGTCTGATGCATTACGTCAATCTCGCGCATGGCACCTTCGCCATGGCGGGAGGCTACGCCGCGTCGCTGGCGATGCAGCACATGGCCTTGAATTTCTATGCAAGCCTTGTTGCGGGCTTTGTCGCGGCCGCGGCGATCGGCGCCATCTGCGAAGGCCTGATCTTCAGGCGGTTGTATCGATCGAGCCCCCTCGACCAGTTGCTCATGTCGATCGGCGTCGTCTTCGTGTCGATCGCGGGAGCGACCTACTTCTGCGGCCCGTCGGTGCAGCCATTCGCGCTGCCCGCCAGCCTGCAGGGGCGCATGACGATTCTCGGCGTCGAAGCCGGCCACTACCGGTTGTTTCTGATCGCCTGCGGCATCGTCGTCTTTGCGGCGCTGCGACTCGCGATGACGCGCACCCGGTACGGCGCCATGGTGCGGGCGGCAGTCGACAATCAGCGCGTGGCAGAGGGTACCGGCATCCGCGTGCAGCGGCTCTTTATGCTGACCTTCTCGCTGGGGTGCGGACTGGCGGGCCTGGGCGGTGCGCTGAGTCTCGGGATGCTCGGCCTGGAGCCCACTTTCCCGCTCAAGTATCTCGTGTACTTCCTGATCGTGGTGTGCGTCGGCGGCGCCGGGTCCATCGTCGGCCCGTTCGTCGCGGCGCTCATGGTGGGATTGATCGACGTTGCCGGCAAGTACTACCTGCCGGAAATCGGCGCCTTCTTCATCTACGTCTTCATGGTCGCGGCCCTGCTGATTCGACCCAACGGTATTCTTTCGCGAAAGGCTCTTGCGTGA
- a CDS encoding ABC transporter substrate-binding protein, translating into MKKLSRLLLPALALSCASAASAADEPLRIGVIATYSGPYADYGRQFDAGMDLYLKQHGGKLGGRPVELVKKDTGGPAPETAKRLAQELIVRNKVQLLAGLDFSPNAYAVASVATQAKIPTVVMNASSSGITASSPYVSRVSFTVEQVSAPMARWAARNKIKEVYTVTADYASGADAESAFTKAFTAEGGKIVGSVRTPMSNPDFSAYVQRIKDAKPQAVFIFFPSGVMPPAFLKTWKERGMDDAGIKLIATGEATDDSYLAATGDVALGLTTSHHYSYAHKSPLNQKFISDFYAAYGKKMRPSYFAVAAYDGMAAFDLALKKTGGDPDGAKVMAAMSGLQFESPRGPIEIDPKTRDIVQTVYIRRTEKVNGELVNVEFDSFERVADPGKEAK; encoded by the coding sequence ATGAAAAAACTGTCCCGACTTCTCCTCCCTGCCCTTGCCTTGTCGTGTGCAAGCGCTGCTTCGGCCGCCGACGAGCCCCTGCGCATCGGTGTGATCGCCACCTACTCGGGGCCTTACGCAGACTATGGGCGGCAATTCGATGCCGGGATGGACCTTTACCTCAAGCAGCACGGCGGAAAGCTGGGGGGCCGGCCCGTCGAACTGGTCAAGAAGGACACCGGCGGCCCCGCCCCCGAGACAGCGAAGCGGCTTGCACAGGAACTGATCGTCCGGAACAAGGTGCAATTGCTGGCCGGGCTCGACTTCAGCCCGAACGCGTACGCGGTGGCGTCCGTGGCGACCCAGGCGAAGATTCCGACCGTAGTCATGAATGCCAGCTCGTCCGGCATCACTGCGTCGTCGCCGTATGTGTCGCGCGTGTCGTTCACGGTCGAGCAGGTGTCCGCCCCGATGGCCAGGTGGGCGGCGAGGAACAAGATCAAGGAGGTCTACACGGTGACCGCCGACTACGCGTCCGGCGCAGATGCCGAGTCGGCATTCACCAAGGCATTCACGGCCGAGGGCGGAAAGATTGTGGGAAGTGTCCGCACCCCCATGAGCAATCCGGATTTCTCGGCTTACGTGCAGCGCATCAAGGATGCCAAACCGCAAGCGGTGTTTATCTTCTTCCCCTCCGGCGTGATGCCTCCCGCCTTCCTGAAGACGTGGAAAGAACGGGGCATGGACGATGCCGGGATCAAGCTCATTGCCACGGGCGAAGCCACTGATGACAGCTACCTCGCCGCAACCGGCGACGTCGCGCTGGGACTGACGACCAGTCACCACTACTCCTACGCCCACAAGTCGCCACTGAATCAGAAGTTCATTTCCGATTTCTATGCGGCCTATGGCAAGAAGATGCGCCCCAGCTATTTCGCGGTGGCGGCATACGACGGCATGGCGGCATTCGATCTTGCACTGAAGAAGACGGGGGGCGACCCGGATGGCGCGAAGGTCATGGCAGCCATGAGCGGCCTCCAGTTCGAGAGCCCGCGCGGGCCGATCGAGATCGATCCGAAGACGCGAGACATCGTGCAGACCGTGTACATCCGCCGGACCGAGAAGGTCAACGGCGAGCTCGTCAACGTCGAGTTCGATTCCTTCGAACGCGTGGCGGATCCCGGCAAGGAAGCGAAGTAA
- a CDS encoding nitroreductase family protein, whose translation MLQDTMPQDAIARCVASVASGRRSVRAFKPVPLPREVVEQILEDASTAPSGGNTQPWRVYVVTGAFKDALTDRLVKAFRAGDMPAPAHFPDPLPDPLPDTYRARVMDFGARYSPVNQTRTPRQSVPDFARMLGFPPA comes from the coding sequence ATGCTCCAGGACACCATGCCCCAGGACGCCATCGCACGATGCGTTGCCTCGGTGGCAAGCGGCCGCCGCTCGGTCCGCGCCTTCAAACCCGTGCCGCTACCCAGGGAGGTCGTGGAGCAGATTCTGGAAGATGCCTCGACCGCACCGAGCGGTGGCAATACCCAGCCGTGGCGCGTGTACGTGGTGACAGGCGCGTTCAAGGATGCGTTGACGGACAGGCTGGTCAAGGCCTTCCGCGCCGGCGACATGCCGGCGCCCGCCCATTTTCCCGACCCGTTGCCCGACCCGTTGCCCGACACGTATCGGGCAAGGGTGATGGACTTTGGTGCGCGCTACTCGCCGGTCAATCAGACCAGAACGCCGCGGCAGTCCGTGCCGGACTTTGCCCGGATGCTCGGCTTCCCACCGGCCTGA
- a CDS encoding DUF4863 family protein, producing MTADILNNDREALIERCIPFLEEVKDITTNSDIERWLNEKYGPGSELYQTLSRLIRKGVEDGWAANVEIDGPKYRRSRIAEPTARTLHFSITAVYMDSTDNQQGHPDHRFRGQYHGHPYGEFNMVVPLNQGAFLNGPDGWRAEGWTAPAPGSHHYPEAKGGAVIALFFLPSGRISYHPAPQE from the coding sequence ATGACAGCCGACATTCTCAACAACGATCGCGAAGCGCTGATCGAGCGTTGCATTCCCTTCCTCGAGGAAGTCAAGGACATCACGACCAACAGCGATATCGAGCGCTGGCTCAACGAGAAGTACGGGCCCGGCAGCGAGCTCTACCAGACCTTGTCGCGGTTGATCCGGAAGGGCGTGGAAGACGGCTGGGCCGCCAACGTCGAGATCGACGGCCCAAAATATCGCCGCAGCCGCATCGCCGAACCCACCGCGCGCACGCTGCATTTCAGCATCACGGCGGTCTACATGGACAGCACGGACAACCAGCAGGGGCATCCGGATCACCGTTTCCGCGGGCAATACCATGGCCACCCCTATGGAGAATTCAATATGGTTGTGCCGTTGAACCAGGGCGCCTTCCTCAACGGCCCCGATGGCTGGCGCGCGGAAGGCTGGACAGCTCCCGCGCCGGGCAGCCATCACTATCCGGAAGCGAAAGGCGGCGCGGTGATCGCACTGTTCTTCCTGCCATCGGGCCGGATCTCGTACCATCCGGCGCCGCAGGAGTAG
- a CDS encoding LysR substrate-binding domain-containing protein, with protein MSIGRTDLNLLKVFEAVYEERNLILAGKRLHLTQSAVSHALRRLRELVGDELFIRTGKGMEPTGRAMAMAPSLLDSLRRIQDAFGMAPFAPEQSQRRFVVAANDLVTEVIIAPLSRELLTVAPAVDLVIRPSTRLDLAEQIDLGRIDLAIGIFSQVPSRFSSRELMSQGESILMRRGHPASRRKLKVADLGKYPLVTLSVGGHEEGAVGGFIVERGLARQSEMFDRRALEHAFNEAQAIPRVRVTVPHSLAIPALLRDTDMLAVVPSLLAKALASNSDLICRASPYAGGHETMCAVWHGRDDYDVGHTWLRELVARVARTAEQALQ; from the coding sequence ATGAGCATCGGCCGCACGGACTTGAACCTGCTGAAGGTATTCGAGGCTGTCTACGAAGAACGCAACCTGATTCTGGCGGGCAAGCGCCTGCATCTCACGCAATCGGCGGTAAGCCATGCGCTTCGCAGGCTGCGTGAGTTGGTGGGCGATGAGCTGTTCATTCGAACGGGGAAGGGCATGGAGCCTACCGGCCGCGCGATGGCGATGGCGCCAAGCCTGCTGGACTCCCTGCGTCGCATTCAGGATGCATTTGGCATGGCGCCCTTTGCCCCGGAGCAATCCCAGCGACGATTTGTGGTCGCGGCCAACGATCTTGTGACGGAAGTCATCATCGCCCCGCTGTCGCGCGAACTGCTGACGGTGGCGCCCGCGGTCGACCTCGTGATTCGGCCTTCGACACGGCTGGACCTCGCGGAACAGATCGATCTCGGGCGCATCGATCTCGCCATCGGCATCTTCTCGCAGGTACCCTCGCGCTTCAGTTCGCGCGAGCTGATGTCGCAGGGAGAGTCCATCCTGATGCGAAGGGGGCATCCTGCCTCACGCCGGAAACTCAAGGTTGCGGATTTGGGGAAGTATCCGCTGGTCACGCTATCGGTGGGCGGGCACGAGGAAGGCGCGGTGGGAGGGTTTATCGTGGAGCGCGGCCTGGCGCGACAGTCGGAGATGTTCGACCGGCGGGCGTTGGAGCACGCTTTCAACGAAGCGCAGGCGATACCGCGCGTGCGAGTGACGGTTCCCCACTCGCTCGCCATTCCGGCGTTACTGCGCGATACCGATATGCTGGCGGTGGTGCCATCTCTGCTTGCGAAGGCGCTCGCCAGCAACAGCGATTTGATTTGCCGCGCGTCGCCCTATGCAGGCGGGCACGAGACGATGTGCGCGGTATGGCATGGGCGCGACGATTACGACGTGGGTCACACGTGGCTGCGCGAACTGGTTGCGCGCGTGGCGCGAACCGCGGAGCAGGCGCTCCAATAG
- a CDS encoding TolC family protein gives MRNPDSFALLPLCALLTLTGCATSALDLAPPRPDLPWQPATTATGEIVAGAASKPAPQDRPSNHVLPANTALGTIAPPAPLDPAHDYTLPELIDLAESSNPLTRVAWNDARNAALATGIARSTYLPRLSVSAMGGWQNGHLSSPTALGQAGADISHQGAVSVLSLQWLLFDFGERAGVVEAAEQMTVAANIAFTSMHQRIIHEVSVAYYRYQAARSRVATVDQAMANADAVLTAARSRYQRGIGTVVEVAQATQNQAQTNLAKVQAQGAATDAYLGLINAVGISPLSKPRIAEMPVRPLSPALRSSIEQIVEQAISQRPDVLAAYALERANEARVKSAEAAFMPKVFMSAFASYASGGSTITAIPPVGQQPPTVNLNGYRYGNSVFLGVTLPIYDGGTRSAVLAQARNDADSASARLTRAKEESVRQVVVSQSALESSLAAYDAAKTLAAAAQTTYDAAYNAYRKGVGTVTEANLAQNQLLLARNASADAYSAALAAAATLALATGDIGKTP, from the coding sequence ATGCGCAACCCTGATTCCTTCGCGCTGCTGCCACTTTGCGCGCTGCTGACCCTGACCGGCTGTGCCACGTCGGCGCTGGACCTTGCGCCGCCGCGGCCCGACCTGCCATGGCAGCCGGCCACCACGGCCACGGGGGAGATCGTCGCCGGTGCGGCAAGCAAGCCCGCGCCGCAGGACAGACCATCGAACCATGTGCTGCCGGCAAATACCGCGCTTGGAACGATTGCCCCGCCGGCGCCGCTCGATCCCGCTCACGACTACACGCTGCCCGAGCTGATCGACCTGGCGGAATCGTCCAACCCACTGACGCGGGTGGCATGGAACGATGCCCGCAATGCCGCACTGGCGACCGGCATTGCTCGCAGCACCTATCTTCCACGGCTATCGGTATCGGCGATGGGCGGCTGGCAGAACGGCCATCTGTCCAGTCCCACCGCGCTGGGGCAGGCAGGCGCGGACATTTCTCACCAGGGAGCGGTATCGGTGCTATCGCTGCAATGGCTGCTGTTCGATTTCGGGGAGCGGGCCGGCGTGGTGGAAGCCGCGGAGCAGATGACGGTGGCTGCGAACATCGCGTTCACCTCCATGCACCAGCGCATCATCCACGAGGTCAGCGTGGCGTATTACCGCTACCAGGCTGCCCGCTCGAGAGTGGCCACCGTGGACCAGGCCATGGCGAATGCCGATGCCGTGCTGACGGCCGCCAGATCGCGCTACCAGCGGGGCATCGGCACGGTAGTGGAGGTGGCACAGGCCACGCAGAACCAGGCGCAGACCAACCTGGCGAAGGTACAGGCACAAGGCGCGGCGACCGATGCCTATCTGGGACTGATCAATGCCGTCGGTATTTCTCCGCTGTCGAAGCCGCGCATCGCCGAGATGCCCGTGCGGCCCCTGTCCCCGGCGCTGCGCAGCTCGATCGAACAGATCGTGGAGCAGGCCATTTCCCAACGGCCCGATGTGCTGGCCGCCTACGCGCTCGAGCGCGCCAACGAGGCCCGCGTGAAGTCCGCCGAAGCCGCGTTCATGCCAAAGGTGTTCATGTCCGCGTTCGCCTCGTATGCGTCGGGGGGTTCGACCATTACAGCGATTCCACCCGTGGGACAGCAGCCGCCGACGGTCAACCTCAATGGCTATCGCTACGGCAACAGCGTGTTCCTGGGCGTGACGCTGCCGATCTACGACGGCGGCACGCGCTCCGCCGTGCTGGCGCAGGCGCGCAATGACGCGGACAGTGCGTCGGCAAGGTTGACCCGTGCAAAGGAGGAATCGGTACGCCAGGTGGTCGTCAGCCAGAGCGCACTGGAATCGAGCCTGGCCGCCTATGACGCCGCCAAGACCCTGGCCGCCGCCGCCCAGACCACTTATGACGCGGCCTATAACGCCTATCGCAAGGGCGTCGGCACCGTCACCGAGGCCAACCTCGCACAGAACCAGTTGCTGCTTGCGCGCAATGCGTCGGCCGATGCCTATAGCGCGGCATTGGCCGCGGCGGCGACGCTGGCGCTCGCCACGGGGGACATCGGCAAGACACCCTGA